The following DNA comes from Micromonospora chokoriensis.
ATCGCAGTCTCACAATGACGTCGGAGCGTCACCGGTTGCGACGGCACAACATGCGACAGACAGGACACATTGGTGACGACATTCAGGCGACATAGCGCTATCGTGGCGGTCATGGCCGCCCCCAACACCGCGTTGCGCGCTGTCCGTACCGGAATGCGCATGAGCCAAGACGACTTCGCTCGCGCGCTCCAGGCTGCCGGCCACCGCGTCGGCGAACCCAACGACGCCAACAAGAGACTCGTCCAACGATGGGAGTCGGGCGCGATCACCGCGCCGCGCCCCGTCTACGCCCGCGCGCTGGAGGTCGTCACCGGCCTACCCATCTCGCTACTGGGCTTCGCCTCAATGCCCGGCGAACACGTCATTGACGACGAACGGGGTGGCCACGACCTGACCTCTCCCCTGTCCAGCCTGGCCACGCCGACACCAACGGCCAAGCCCGCCACGGTCCATGGGTCGTACGAAGGTGTTTGGCTCAGCCGCTATCAGTACTACTCCAGCGGCCGGGGGGACTCCTTCGCCGGGCAACACTTCGTCGTGATGCTTCAGCATGGCGACAGGCTGACCGTGCGCAGCCTGCCCGGCTCGGCGGCCTCGTCGCTCTCGATGGACCTGACCGTGGACGGTGCCGTTGTCACAGGCACGTGGGTGGAGCAGACCGACCCCGCCGGCTACTACCGGGGCGCCCGGTATCACGGCGCGGTCCAGCTCCTGGCCGAGCCCACGGGTCGCCGGATAGCCGGAAAGTGGGTTGGATTCGGCAAGGACATGGACGTAAACACCGGCCCGTGGGAGCTTGTCTTCCAAGACGCTTCAACGTCCAAGGCAACGCTCGATCGCTACAACACGTCGGCGACGTGACGCACGTACGGGCGCTGCCGGAACGGACTGAGTCGGCTCTCGTGTCACGGGCGGTGCCCCCGACGGGCACGACACGTCGAATACGGTGGAGCGAACTCGGGCAGAAGGACGGTCCTCCGATGACCCTGGTACGCGGCAAGCTGGGATTCACCGACCCCAGGTCGTTCAGCCTCATCGGCTACCGGCACGGCGGCCACGGGTACGCGTTGTTCCGTGGATTCCCCTCCCCTGCGGAGATCGAGGATAGTCACAGCGACAGCGAGTTTCGGCTGCTCGACATCTGCTTCAGGAACATCGAGCGGATCTCCTGCTGGGCCGGTGTGGGTCCGGTCCATCTGCGACACCCGACGGACGACGAGAAGGCCAC
Coding sequences within:
- a CDS encoding helix-turn-helix domain-containing protein, with the translated sequence MAAPNTALRAVRTGMRMSQDDFARALQAAGHRVGEPNDANKRLVQRWESGAITAPRPVYARALEVVTGLPISLLGFASMPGEHVIDDERGGHDLTSPLSSLATPTPTAKPATVHGSYEGVWLSRYQYYSSGRGDSFAGQHFVVMLQHGDRLTVRSLPGSAASSLSMDLTVDGAVVTGTWVEQTDPAGYYRGARYHGAVQLLAEPTGRRIAGKWVGFGKDMDVNTGPWELVFQDASTSKATLDRYNTSAT